cCACCTTGCCCTTCTGTTTGTCCCTTGCTCCCTggtctctgtttcccctcagtcTTTCTATGGCCTTTCTTTTCTGTGAACCTCTCTGTGGCATATATTCCTCTTCCCGCACATTACACTGATTTCTGGTTCCTTTGGAAGAATCAATGTGGTGTACACGTGAGAGATCGGGGAGTTCCTGGTGTGACACATCTTGACTTGTCTGGAGACTGCTGAGTGTCACATTCTCTGTTTTCCCCCTTCCTTCCTAGTTTGAGGTGTGGGGGAAAAGTGGGGAAGACTTAGAATAACAATGTAGTGTTCAGTATTAATGGCACCCAGCCATCTCTGGTCTCTATTCCACACACACGGTTTGTGATTGTATCTGAGAAAAAGACTCTGGGAGAGATGGAGTTTCAAATTACAATAGGAGAGACGTGAGAAAGCATTAATTTCAGAGCATAGTGACAATTagcttgtcttttttttaatttattgcaCCAAAGACTGTCTCGAGATATCATTGGGAAATGTctgaagaggtggggagggtggggatgggttAATGTGTACAGGATTTTAGatttgtcttttaaaatgtcttttttttccctaacactttgttttaaaaatatataaaattgccAGTGATTGTATATCTTGTCAGCCATTGCTCATGGACCCAGTCCATCTGATTTGAGAGAACGTGTGACTGTGCTTGTGTGTCTGAGGCAGGCTGGctatgtgtgtgtgacagggaggggtagggcagtgtgtgtgggttggggggggcggtggggacAGTGTTAGAAAGTGAACATTTCTCAGAGACTGCACGAGTAAACATTGCCATCTGCACACCTCACTCCCGGTAAGTTCATTGCTTTAGTGGGTGCCAGTAACCCAGGGACAGCACTGCAGCTAACAGCAGCTGGGGCACcatgtgtcagagggtcagcactgagggagcgccgcactgttacAGGGTCAGTGCTaacggagtgccgcactgactGTCAGAATTGCCTGGCTGATTCGAAGGCTGGCTATTTATTTCGGATGATGTTGTAGAGACCAGAACAAATGAAGCACCCCTAATTGAAAGCAGTATTTTATTTTCACTTGTGAAAATGTTACATTTGTAAATATAGATTGGAGAGACTTGTCAAAAATTATCAGAGCTCCACTGTGTTCAGTTCAAATGATGTGTTTATTCGGACTCACCTGGCTCACAGTGTTCCTGTGGAAGCAGGTACTGTCCTTTCAGGTGCTCTGTTTCCACCCTGCTGCTGGAGGGCCTGGAGTGTGGCAACACCCCTCATCAATCTCTCACTGGCCTATAGTCCGATCCTGGACAGTTCAGCCATAAACGTCAATGAACACAGGTAGACACCACGCAGTTTCCTGACAGACTGCGGTGGTGACCAATGTAGTAAAGTACACAAACAGTCAAAATAGTACACACATACTGACTGTGTACATGAAGATAGAACgtttcagcacagtacaggctcttcggcccgcaatgttgtgccaacctgtgaaattaatccgATGCCCATCCAaactacactgttccattatcatccatatgtacGTCCAATAAATACTCTTCACGTCGGTGAGTCTACTTGTTCCTGGGTGTCTCTGTACACGTAGGGATCCATACATGTAAAGGTGATTACTTAATTTGTTATGGGGAAGGAATCAGACAAGCAGATCTGTAACAGTATCGCTGCAACAGCAAGGCCATGTGGTGTCCCCACCAGGAGCCCACAGCCAGCAAAAGGCAACTGACCTAACTGCTTCCTGTGGCTCAGAATCTCAGCCAAGGGGTTGTGTGGAGAGGCAAaaacagaactgaaaacaaaccttggccattcaaagtctgtgagaagatttgtagctcgggtgctcgttgttgtggttctgttcaccgagctgggagtttttgttgcagacgtttcatcccctgtctcagtgacatcctcagtgcttgggagcctcctgtgatgtttcctccggcatttgtagtggtttttCTCTGCCGCTTGCGGTTGTCCGtcgcagtggccggtatattgggtccagggcgacgtgcttattgattgaatccgtggatgagtgccatgcctgtaggaattccctggctgttctctgtttggcttgtcctataatagtattgTTGTCCCAGTCGgactcatgttgtttgtcatctgagtgtgtggctactaaggatagctggtcgtgttgtttcgtggctagttggtgttcatggatacggactgttagctgtcttcccgtttgtcctatgtggggttttgtacactacattggttttgctcatgctgggtatcgggtcctttgtcctggtgagttgttgtctgagagtggctgttggtttgtgtgttgttaaGTCCTATGCGTCCACGCAGATAACAGGCAACATGGgctcaactgggacaacactactattataggacaagccaaacagagaacagccagggaattcctagaggcatggcactcatccacagattctaacaaacacattgacctggacccaatataccggccactgcagcggacagcaactgacaaccggaagctgcagatacaaaccactataaatgccggaggaaacatcacagaagcgcttcacaggaggctcccaagcactgacgatgtcacctagacaggggactaaaggtctgcaacacaaactcccagctcggtgaacagaaccacaacaaccatgGCCATCTCCAGTCTGGGCCCAGTAGGAAACACAGCGGGCCCCAGGGCCCTGTTGGTCGAACTGGGGAGATGAAGGGAAACAAAGACACGACCATCTACAATAAACTGGTCATGGAACGGCGGTGGGTATGATCCCGGACAGGGACTGGGGCTATCCGGATCCACATCTCAGGGAGCACTCACTGACGCTCAAACATCTCCTTCAGGATCTTCATGCTGTCTCTGTAACGATACTGGTTCCTGTGAGACGCCTCTCTCCACCTACAGAACAGCAGTAACACAAGGGTCTCAGGAACATCAACTCTAATTGGGGGCTGTTCACATCGAATCCAACTGCACTGTTATACATATGAGTGTGTTCAGGATCCACCAGAATTCCGCACCGTGGAATtgaacagggagtgtgtgtgtccttGGGCTGGTGGAGACtcggagtgaacgggaaggagtttgggtccattgagattgcagggttggatctgggtggcTGGTGGACAGTGAACAGTTCTGGCTGGGGAGGATTCCAGCTTACCTCTGTCGAATCTTCTTCCAGCGATCCATGTGATTGTACAGCAACGTGGGCACCCCAGGGACATTACTGCGACTCTGAAAGGGAACAGAGGATAGGTTACAGAGTACCCGGTCATTGTGtcggggaatcacagacacagagaccccccgtcccgtcaccgtgtgggggaatcacagacacagacccccgtcccgtcaccgtgtgggggagtcACAGACCCccatcccgtcaccgtgtgggggtcacagacacagacccccgtcccgtcaccgtgtgggggaatcacagacccaccatcccgtcaccgtgtgggggaatcacagacacagacccaccatcccgtcaccgtgtgggagAATCACAGACAcggacccccgtcccgtcaccgtgtgggggaatcacagacccaccatcccgtcaccgtgtgggagaatcacacagacccccgtcccgtcagcGTGTGGGGAAATCACAGACACGGACCCCCGTCCCGTCAGCGTGTGGGGAAATCACAGACCCAccatcccgtcaccgtgtggggaaATCACAGACCCAccatcccgtcaccgtgtgggagaatcacacagacccccgtcccgtcagcGTGTGGGGAAATCACAGACACGGACCCCCGTCCCGTCAGCGTGTGGGGAAATCACAGACACGGACCCCCGTCCCGTCAGCGTGTGGGGAAATCACAGACACGGACCCCCGTCCCGTCAGCGTGTGGGGAAATCACAGACACGGACCCCCGTCCCGTCAGCGTGTGGGGAAATCACAGACACGGACCCCCGTCCCGTCAGCGTGTGGGGAAATCACAGACAcggacccccgtcccgtcaccgtgtgggggaatcacagacacggacccccgtcccgtcaccgtgtgggggaatcacagacacggacccccgtcccgtcaccgtgtgggggaatcacagacacggacccccgtcccgtcaccgtgtgggggaatcacagacacggacccccgtcccgtcaccgtgtgggggaatcacagacacggacccccgtcccgtcaccgtgtgggggaatcacagacacggacccccgtcccgtcaccgtgtgggggaatcacagacacggaCCCctcccgtcccgtcaccgtgtgggggaatcacagacacggaCCCctcccgtcccgtcaccgtgtgggggaatcacagacacggaCCCctcccgtcccgtcaccgtgtgggggaatcacagacacggaCCCctcccgtcccgtcaccgtgtgggggaatcacagacacggaCCCctcccgtcccgtcaccgtgtgggggaatcacagacacagacccctcccGTCCTGTCACTGTGTGGGGAATTTCTATGTAGCTGGTTATAGGTTACCATGCTGATATCAAGGTGTTTCTCAGTGGGAGGCAGTGGTGAAGGAACACGGAGATTGATCAGTGAGCAGGGAGTTGGCACTGGCAGTTTGTAAATAtcctgaccctttccattcaTCACCTCAGCAACCTGTCAAAAGAGAAAACTAATCACTGCTCAGTTTACAGAGGCAGGGAAATTCCAGTGTTCCTCATCACTGACTTCCTCTTCATCCGATGGTCCGaactggggatgttcactgatcatTCCacaagttcagcaccattcaccactcctcaCATACTGAAACACAGTCTGCGTCcatgtggacaatatccaggcttgggctgacagggGGCAAGTAACCATGCCACACAaataatcaggcaatgaccacctcgaGTAAGAGAGGATCTCATTTtggcctcttgacattcaatggtgttaccattacggAATCTCCCCCactctcaacatcctggggtcaccattgaccagaaacccacCAGGACCCACCACCTCAACCCAGCGGctccaaaagcaggtcagaggctgggaatcctgcagcgagtaactcccctcctgactccccccaaagcctgtccccccatcgacaaggcccaaggcaggaggggggagggaatactccccacttgcccctgggtgggggcagctccaacaacactcgagaagctccacaccatccagggacaaagcagcccccgcccccacaaacatccccttgctccctcccccccacccccctcagtaacagcagtgtataccatcccctccctccccccccccacccccctcagtaacagcagtgtgtaccatccccctcccgcaagttcccctccgagcccctccccatcccgacttggaaatctatcggccgttccttcctgggtcagggacattgtgggtctcccctacagcacatgggctgcagctaAAACTTGGGTTCAGGAAGCATCATCAGTGTGGTCACATACAAAGGATGGAAAGTGAACTCTATTGCGTGACTTTCAGAACTCCCCATGTCCTGGTGCACCCTAATCTACCCTGATACGGAGATCCTGAAGACACCCATgattggtgggacagtgccccCTCACCTCCTCATCCTCGAGTGCGACTGGTGGCTGGGGGGTTGGGCTGCGAGTTCCCTCACGGAGACTGGGCTTGTTCCTCATCCAGGATCGGCAGATGGGGTACAGAGGGGTGTTCTCATTAAACTGAGCCAGATCAACGCTCCGGTCAAACAGCTTCATGGTATAGGCATCTGCAGGAACACAGCCCAAAACCTCAGTCCCTGAGAGACGAGAGAACATCAGCAGACAGCCCCTCTCCCTGAGAGACCTTCATCTCCACCACAGTGCCTCATTTAAGGGCAGGCTAGCATTACCCTATCAATGACACACTCTCATTCCAGCTTGTTTCACCCCATCCCAGCACAGCCCCACGTCAAAACACatttcacccccctctctcttctcggCAACACAGAATCCCAAATAACAATCACCGTTTGTTCCCATTCCAAACCAATCCCAGGTCAACTCCTACATCATACAATCCATTACATCTCTTTCCAGCCTTGAATTACAGATATCCTTAATTCACACTGGGTACACGCTCCGGATTAAATCCCACTGCACTCCCAGTCTCCCTGCTAATGATTAAATCCCATTCCggtccctgtctccctgctctGGATTAAATCCCATTCCGGTCCGTCTCCCTACTCCGGATTAAATCCCATTCCGGTCCCAGACTCGGTGCTCTGGATTAAATCCCATTCCGGTCCCTGTCTCCCTACTCCGGATTAAATCCCATTCCGGTCCCAGACTCGGTGCTCCGGATTAAATCCCATTCCggtccctgtctccctgctccgGATTAAATCCCATTCCGGTCCCAGACTCGGTGCTCCGGATTAAATCCCATTCCGGTCCCTGTCTCCCTACTCCGGATTAAATCCCATTCCGGTCCCAGACTCGGTGCTCCGGATTAAATCCCATTCCGGTCCCTGTCTCCCTACTCCGGATTAAATCCCATTCCGGTCCCAGACTCGGTGCTCCGGATTAAATCCCATTCCggtccctgtctccctgctccgGATTAAATCCCATTCCGGTCCCAGACTCGGTGCTCCGGATTAAATCCCATTCCGGTCCCTGTCTCCCTACTCCGGATTAAA
This window of the Hemiscyllium ocellatum isolate sHemOce1 unplaced genomic scaffold, sHemOce1.pat.X.cur. scaffold_764_pat_ctg1, whole genome shotgun sequence genome carries:
- the LOC132814244 gene encoding protein lin-37 homolog isoform X1, with product MRPHSSNMISVTVKTEKADLEASTARNRLDAVLQCLVEKSDIERDHADDEIVKPVLSDLQSKDSSPAAAGKRPSTRFPHQRRKKRKETEDAAYEGVHQRPNAYTMKLFDRSVDLAQFNENTPLYPICRSWMRNKPSLREGTRSPTPQPPVALEDEEVAEVMNGKGQDIYKLPVPTPCSLINLRVPSPLPPTEKHLDISMSRSNVPGVPTLLYNHMDRWKKIRQRWREASHRNQYRYRDSMKILKEMFERQ
- the LOC132814244 gene encoding protein lin-37 homolog isoform X2 — encoded protein: MTGDVMAEAVGEGASDLEASTARNRLDAVLQCLVEKSDIERDHADDEIVKPVLSDLQSKDSSPAAAGKRPSTRFPHQRRKKRKETEDAAYEGVHQRPNAYTMKLFDRSVDLAQFNENTPLYPICRSWMRNKPSLREGTRSPTPQPPVALEDEEVAEVMNGKGQDIYKLPVPTPCSLINLRVPSPLPPTEKHLDISMSRSNVPGVPTLLYNHMDRWKKIRQRWREASHRNQYRYRDSMKILKEMFERQ